One window of Nymphaea colorata isolate Beijing-Zhang1983 chromosome 1, ASM883128v2, whole genome shotgun sequence genomic DNA carries:
- the LOC116253576 gene encoding serine hydroxymethyltransferase 7-like gives MDLSESQSSLSLGFRQLSPPPRTPITDDSISLQLDSGFSDCGNARRIPLQLLDQPEHTESRADSNQDRDKEEFSILGYTMRLKRRKEAEPSPPRPPVPAFLRPDSGCSSSASTSKQGMVQMEARRAAVRAWANQPLSAADADVWEIMEKEKERQFRGIELIASENFVCRGVLEALGSHLTNKYSEGLPGARYYIGNQYIDQIELLCQKRALAAFHLDPEKWGVNVQPYSCTSANFAVYTGLLLPKDRIMGLDSPSGGHLSHGYYTPSGKKVSGASIFFESLPYKVNLQTGYIDYEKLEEKALDFRPKILICGGSSYPREWDYSRFRQIADKCGAVLMCDMAQIGGLIAAKECLSPFDYCDIVTSTTHKSLRGPRGGIIFYRKGVRPKRRGLCSYPSAENEQYDFEERINFAVFPSLQGGPHNNHIAALAVALKQIASPEYKAYMQQVKRNAQAFAAALLRRKCRLVTGGTDNHLLLWDLRPLGLTGKSYEKVCEMCHISLNKSAIFGDNGAVSPGGVRIGTQAMTTRGCLENDFETIAELLLKAAQIGNAIHKEHGKLQKDFLKGLHSNKDVLELRNRVENFASQFALPAFDL, from the exons ATGGATCTGTCGGAATCGCAGTCGAGTCTGTCGCTGGGGTTCCGGCAGCTGAGCCCGCCGCCTCGGACGCCGATCACAGACGACTCGATATCGCTGCAGCTCGATTCTGGATTCAGCGACTGCGGAAATGCCCGGCGGATTCCCCTTCAGCTGCTCGACCAGCCCGAGCACACGGAGAGTAGGGCCGACTCCAACCAGGACCGGGACAAGGAGGAGTTTAGCATCCTCGGGTACACCATGCGCCTGAAGCGCCGGAAGGAGGCGGAGCCGTCTCCCCCTCGTCCGCCGGTTCCAGCGTTCTTGCGGCCGGATTCGGGGTGCTCGAGCTCCGCGTCGACGAGCAAGCAGGGGATGGTGCAGATGGAGGCGAGGCGGGCAGCTGTGAGGGCGTGGGCTAACCAGCCGCTCTCGGCTGCCGACGCCGACGTCTGGGAGATcatggagaaggagaaggagcgACAGTTCAGGGGTATTGAGCTAATCGCGTCGGAGAATTTCGTGTGCAGGGGCGTGCTCGAGGCTCTTGGGAGCCACCTGACCAACAAGTACTCGGAAGGATTGCCTGGGGCGAGATACTACATAGGCAACCAATACATCGATCAGATCGAATTGCTTTGCCAGAAGCGGGCGCTGGCAGCTTTTCATCTCGATCCTGAGAAGTGGGGAGTGAACGTGCAACCGTACTCCTGCACCTCGGCTAATTTCGCCGTTTACACGGGCCTTCTTCTTCCCAAGGATCGGATTATGGGCCTGGATTCACCGTCTGGTGGGCATCTGAGTCATGGCTATTATACGCCGAGTGGGAAGAAAGTTTCTGGTGCGTCAATCTTCTTCGAGAGCCTGCCGTATAAGGTGAACCTCCAGACGGGATATATCGACTACGAGAAATTGGAAGAGAAGGCGCTTGACTTTCGGCCCAAGATATTAATATGTGGTGGAAGCTCATACCCACGAGAATGGGATTATTCACGTTTCCGGCAGATTGCTGATAAATGTGGAGCTGTATTAATGTGCGACATGGCACAGATCGGTGGTCTTATAGCTGCCAAG GAATGCTTAAGCCCGTTTGATTATTGTGACATTGTTACATCAACAACCCACAAAAGCCTCCGGGGCCCAAGAGGTGGTATAATCTTCTACAGGAAGGGGGTAAGACCAAAGAGACGAGGATTATGCAGTTATCCATCGGCTGAAAATGAGCAGTACGATTTTGAAGAGAGGATAAATTTTGCTGTTTTCCCATCATTACAAGGTGGGCCTCACAATAATCATATTGCTGCTCTAGCAGTAGCCTTAAAACAGATTGCCAGCCCTGAGTACAAAGCTTACATGCAACAAGTGAAGAGAAATGCTCAAGCTTTTGCAGCTGCTTTGCTGAGAAGAAAATGTCGGCTTGTCACTGGAGGCACCGACAACCATTTGCTGTTATGGGATTTAAGGCCTTTGGGTTTAACAG GTAAAAGCTACGAAAAGGTTTGTGAAATGTGCCACATTAGCCTAAACAAAAGCGCAATATTCGGCGACAACGGTGCTGTTTCTCCTGGGGGTGTGAGGATTG GAACTCAGGCAATGACGACTAGGGGCTGCTTGGAGAATGATTTTGAGACGATAGCAGAGCTTCTTCTCAAGGCAGCTCAGATTGGAAATGCCATCCACAAGGAACACGGGAAGTTGCAGAAGGATTTCTTGAAGGGCCTCCACAGCAACAAGGATGTCCTTGAGCTGAGGAACCGCGTGGAGAATTTCGCGTCCCAGTTTGCTCTGCCTGCATTCGACTTGTGA